A genomic window from Glycine max cultivar Williams 82 chromosome 17, Glycine_max_v4.0, whole genome shotgun sequence includes:
- the CYP58 gene encoding peptidyl-prolyl cis-trans isomerase CYP26-2, chloroplastic: MLQNPRVVRYSAQPFNPPTRMATPSLSPFQLIPTSPSFPILKQQCRFSRRELTIFSNSCLLLLLGAQARAEENLTLAEEDVGNTSNSDQPEENLTLAEEDVANTSNSDKPEENVAVTPSCTERKPTKQVFLDISIDGEPVGRVTIGLYGDDVPAGVDRFSKIASGAAGISYRRKEFVKIMPNYVQHGGLRSYGVDAELASKTGSNLGTSRLGEEWEREYERCPGTKNVAGSVGIIVRNPSKPPPKLKLIAKQGKLEIDEEEVGNDPNGTEFVIATKDSPELDASTLVIGRVIGGMEVVQRIGLVKTVQENTGSPYFRVAKLIGDKRAVVAERGFNRPYSKVIVTNCGLME, encoded by the exons ATGCTACAAAACCCAAGAGTAGTGCGATATTCCGCTCAGCCATTCAATCCTCCAACTCGCATGGCAACACCATCACTTTCTCCATTCCAATTAATACCCACTTCTCCATCTTTTCCAATCCTCAAACAACAATGCAGATTCTCACGTAGAGAGCTCACCATCTTCAGCAACTCTTGCTTGCTACTACTCTTGGGTGCTCAGGCAAGAGCAGAAGAGAATTTGACTTTGGCAGAAGAAGATGTTGGTAACACAAGTAACAGCGATCAACCAGAAGAGAATCTGACTTTAGCAGAAGAAGATGTTGCTAACACAAGTAACAGTGATAAGCCAGAAGAGAATGTGGCTGTCACTCCCAGCTGCACTGAAAGAAAACCTACAAAACAAGTATTCTTAGACATATCTATTGATGGCGAACCTGTTGGTCGCGTTACTATAGGGCTCTATGGAGATGATGTCCCTGCAGGAGTTGATAGGTTTAGTAAGATTGCAAGTGGAGCTGCTGGTATTAGCTACAGAAGAAAGGAGTTTGTCAAAATAATGCCCAATTACGTTCAACATGGTGGCCTGAGATCGTATGGGGTGGATGCTGAACTTGCTTCGAAGACAGGTAGCAACTTgggaactagtagacttggtgAGGAATGGGAAAGGGAGTATGAGAGATGTCCTGGGACTAAAAATGTGGCCGGAAGTGTAGGCATTATTGTGAGAAACCCATCAAAACCGCCTCCAAAGTTGAAGCTTATTGCAAAACAAGGGAAGCTGGAGATTGATGAAGAAGAAGTAGGAAATGATCCCAATGGGACAGAATTTGTCATAGCTACGAAGGATTCGCCAGAATTGGATGCATCGACTCTGGTAATTGGAAGAGTAATAGGAGGGATGGAGGTTGTGCAGAGGATCGGTCTAGTTAAAACCGTACAAGAGAATACAGGATCTCCATATTTTAG GGTGGCAAAGCTAATAGGAGACAAGAGAGCTGTTGTAGCAGAAAGAGGATTCAACCGCCCTTATTCAAAGGTCATTGTTACAAATTGTGGTTTAATGGAGTAA